In Listeria swaminathanii, the following are encoded in one genomic region:
- the cydD gene encoding thiol reductant ABC exporter subunit CydD, whose translation MGKDLRNYKGIKKIMAILAVFTLVQGAAIIVMAITLARAITDLFHEHPFQSVTIQIGLFAGAYFLRHFLNVWKKQIVYRYAAKLAKTMREELLDSLFALGPRFARAEGTGKVVTMVMEGVADFRNYLELFLPKMMNMAIIPAMIWVYIAFQDWTSAFILMITLPILIVFMIILGLAAKKQADSQFETYRVLSNHFVDSLKGLETLRYLGLSHDHEGKIASVSSRYRKATMKTLRVAFMSSFALDFFTMLSIALVALFLGLGLIDGNMNLPIALSVLILAPEYFLPVREVGSDYHATLDGQEAGRVIQGIIDQAKADQPEMDALPLTTFAENTEFSFENITVKHGADDAASLQEASFTVNGFEKIGIIGATGAGKSTLIDVLSGFLAPTSGDFRWNGESGAALASTDWQTQVTYIPQHPYLFHDTIAGNIRFYHPDASAEEMKKAAESAGLNKLVAGLEDGYDTLVGEAGRMLSGGQEQRVALARAFLTDRPVVLMDEPTAHLDIETEYELKKPMLDLFENRLVFFATHRLHWMLEMDRIIVLDHGAVVETGTHEELLARKGFYYNLVKAQLEEV comes from the coding sequence ATGGGAAAAGATTTAAGGAACTACAAAGGAATTAAAAAAATAATGGCGATTCTCGCAGTTTTCACGCTTGTTCAAGGTGCTGCGATTATCGTGATGGCGATAACTTTAGCTCGTGCAATTACTGATTTATTTCACGAGCATCCATTTCAATCAGTCACAATACAAATAGGTCTCTTCGCGGGGGCCTATTTCTTGCGTCACTTTTTGAATGTATGGAAGAAACAAATCGTTTACCGTTATGCTGCGAAACTGGCGAAAACGATGCGGGAAGAGTTGCTGGATAGCCTGTTTGCACTTGGACCACGTTTTGCTCGAGCAGAAGGAACTGGGAAAGTTGTAACGATGGTTATGGAAGGCGTGGCAGATTTCCGGAATTATTTGGAACTGTTTTTACCTAAAATGATGAACATGGCAATTATTCCAGCGATGATTTGGGTGTATATTGCTTTTCAAGACTGGACGTCGGCCTTTATTTTAATGATTACTTTGCCGATTTTAATTGTATTTATGATTATTTTAGGATTAGCCGCGAAAAAACAAGCTGATTCGCAGTTTGAAACGTATCGTGTGCTATCCAATCACTTTGTAGATTCGCTAAAAGGGTTGGAAACATTACGATACTTAGGGCTCAGTCACGACCATGAAGGGAAAATTGCTTCGGTTAGTTCGCGTTACCGTAAAGCGACGATGAAAACATTGCGTGTGGCGTTTATGTCTTCGTTTGCGCTCGATTTCTTTACGATGCTTTCGATTGCGCTTGTTGCGTTATTCTTAGGACTTGGTCTGATTGATGGCAATATGAACTTGCCGATTGCGCTAAGTGTCTTAATCCTTGCGCCAGAATACTTTTTACCAGTTCGTGAAGTTGGCTCGGATTACCATGCTACGCTTGATGGACAAGAAGCTGGCCGCGTCATTCAAGGAATTATTGACCAAGCCAAAGCTGATCAACCAGAAATGGACGCGCTGCCGCTAACAACTTTTGCCGAAAATACCGAGTTTTCATTTGAAAATATCACCGTAAAACATGGCGCAGATGATGCTGCGTCGCTTCAAGAAGCTAGTTTTACTGTGAATGGTTTTGAAAAAATCGGGATTATTGGTGCGACCGGTGCTGGGAAATCAACGCTAATTGATGTCTTGAGTGGCTTTTTGGCACCAACTTCGGGCGATTTTCGCTGGAATGGGGAAAGTGGTGCGGCGCTTGCTTCGACTGATTGGCAAACTCAAGTTACATACATTCCGCAACATCCGTACCTTTTTCACGATACGATTGCTGGGAATATTCGCTTTTATCATCCCGATGCCTCTGCAGAAGAAATGAAAAAAGCGGCCGAATCAGCTGGTTTAAACAAACTTGTGGCTGGACTTGAGGATGGCTATGACACGCTTGTCGGGGAAGCTGGGAGGATGCTGAGTGGCGGACAAGAGCAACGTGTCGCGCTTGCTCGAGCTTTCTTAACGGATCGTCCGGTTGTATTAATGGATGAACCGACAGCGCATTTAGATATTGAAACAGAATATGAGTTAAAGAAACCAATGCTAGATTTATTTGAAAATCGACTTGTCTTTTTCGCAACGCATCGCTTGCACTGGATGCTTGAAATGGACCGGATTATCGTTTTAGACCACGGGGCTGTGGTTGAAACCGGAACGCACGAAGAATTACTGGCGCGTAAAGGCTTCTATTACAATTTAGTCAAAGCCCAATTGGAGGAAGTATGA
- the cydC gene encoding thiol reductant ABC exporter subunit CydC has product MRKSSWIIPYIKENRGLFLLVIFLGTLTFASAGALMFTSGHLISKSSLMPESIMAVYISTVGVRAFGIMRSVSRYVERLSSHSLVLRILEKMRVRLYRLLEPQALLLKSRYKTGDILGLLAGDIEHLQNFYLTTMLPAIVSLVLYAGVVIALGAFSIPFAALFVLLIGLLVLVLPWVSLLYARGKNAYLKQGRNGLYQKFTDAVFGISDWKFSGREKTFISNYEKDEADMLRTENKQFHFVNWRDFFSQLVVGFMVIVMVYWSTAESRDGAFSGTMIAAFVLAIMALAEAFVPVSSAISDKSLYQDSLARLDKIEDPTLPTFEEETKEIERINAEKVVLKAENLTFAYDKKSPEILNGFDFTLQQGEKVAIIGRSGTGKSTFLKLVQGALLPTAGKVTMNGVEVEKLRPQIPELTSMLNQKAHLFSTSVLNNIRLGNQDATDEEVYEAAKKVQLHDFIMSMPDGYHTQMSEMGERFSGGERGRIALARILLQNTPIVILDEPTVGLDPITERDLLATIFETLADKSLIWVTHHLVGAEKMDRVLFLEEGKTLMEGPHAELMAEEPRYKRLYQLDRPIEL; this is encoded by the coding sequence ATGCGGAAAAGTAGCTGGATTATCCCATATATTAAAGAAAACCGCGGCTTGTTTTTACTTGTCATCTTCCTTGGAACACTTACTTTTGCTTCAGCTGGAGCACTTATGTTTACATCAGGCCATTTGATTTCAAAATCGTCCCTGATGCCGGAATCGATTATGGCTGTGTACATTTCGACCGTTGGAGTACGAGCATTTGGTATTATGCGCTCAGTTTCGCGCTATGTGGAACGACTTTCGAGCCATTCACTCGTCCTTAGAATTCTCGAAAAAATGCGTGTGCGCTTGTATCGTTTACTCGAACCGCAAGCTTTACTACTAAAATCACGCTATAAAACTGGCGACATTCTTGGTCTTTTAGCTGGCGATATTGAGCATTTGCAAAATTTCTATTTAACAACGATGCTGCCGGCGATTGTGAGCTTGGTGCTTTATGCCGGAGTAGTTATCGCGCTAGGAGCATTTTCAATTCCATTCGCCGCACTCTTCGTGCTCTTGATTGGCTTGCTCGTACTTGTTTTACCATGGGTCTCGCTTTTATATGCTCGCGGGAAGAACGCTTATTTAAAACAAGGTAGAAATGGTCTTTATCAAAAATTCACCGATGCTGTTTTTGGGATTAGCGATTGGAAATTTAGTGGACGTGAAAAAACATTTATTTCGAACTATGAAAAAGACGAGGCGGACATGCTTCGAACAGAAAATAAACAGTTTCACTTTGTTAATTGGCGCGATTTCTTTAGTCAATTAGTGGTTGGTTTTATGGTTATCGTAATGGTTTATTGGAGTACCGCAGAGTCACGTGATGGCGCGTTTTCGGGCACGATGATTGCCGCTTTTGTTTTGGCGATAATGGCGCTGGCTGAAGCCTTTGTGCCAGTTTCAAGTGCTATAAGTGACAAATCGCTGTATCAAGACTCACTAGCCCGCCTAGACAAAATAGAAGATCCAACGCTACCAACTTTTGAAGAAGAAACGAAGGAAATTGAACGAATTAATGCCGAAAAAGTTGTTTTAAAAGCTGAAAACCTAACTTTCGCGTACGATAAAAAGTCACCAGAAATCTTAAACGGTTTTGATTTCACGTTACAACAAGGTGAAAAAGTAGCGATTATCGGCCGAAGCGGAACCGGAAAATCGACTTTTCTTAAATTAGTTCAAGGCGCACTACTTCCAACTGCCGGGAAAGTAACAATGAACGGCGTTGAAGTGGAAAAATTGCGACCACAAATCCCAGAATTAACCTCCATGCTAAACCAAAAAGCGCATCTTTTCAGCACGAGTGTCTTAAATAACATTCGGCTGGGAAATCAAGATGCGACCGATGAAGAAGTCTATGAAGCCGCGAAAAAAGTTCAACTACACGATTTTATTATGAGTATGCCAGATGGCTACCATACACAAATGAGTGAGATGGGCGAACGTTTTTCAGGTGGGGAACGTGGTCGTATCGCGCTAGCTCGGATTTTGCTGCAAAATACGCCGATTGTCATTTTAGATGAACCAACAGTTGGTCTTGATCCAATTACAGAACGCGACTTATTGGCGACGATTTTCGAAACGTTAGCTGATAAATCACTTATTTGGGTAACGCATCATTTAGTTGGAGCCGAAAAAATGGACCGCGTGTTATTTTTAGAAGAAGGAAAAACGCTAATGGAAGGTCCGCATGCCGAATTAATGGCAGAAGAACCGCGCTACAAGCGACTTTATCAACTAGATCGACCAATCGAATTATAA
- a CDS encoding LPXTG cell wall anchor domain-containing protein produces MKKFHGLVLIALLTSLIIPFSLAANAETNENGNNSTPIEQKTTNPTTNTLTEENTEPTKDTTVTPPQKSKVQTTIDITDSQEIYSYEQNSKIALKDFTETLTEYTDTKLTDYRLAANSKLSTAQTGLQEVTLLGNTEDGKTTAVKLNYLVKAKTAQLTITNMNFDVETKIFTGKTTPFASVYMSSPEDENFGEGRVEADKDGNFYAEWATVPKQITAYAFDAAGNFSEEVTYQVPAKKENEAVVTAPEKVKKIETNKAVKSATAKPADVIKVTNDDKLDLPSTGDKGTEWIFVVAGVIVILVAVLLLRKRKK; encoded by the coding sequence ATGAAAAAATTCCACGGGCTGGTGCTCATCGCGCTATTAACTAGTCTAATCATTCCATTTTCATTGGCAGCAAACGCTGAAACGAATGAAAATGGTAACAACTCAACGCCTATCGAACAAAAAACAACCAATCCTACTACAAATACACTTACAGAAGAAAATACAGAACCAACAAAAGATACAACTGTCACACCACCACAAAAAAGCAAAGTACAAACAACGATAGATATTACAGATTCACAAGAAATCTACTCCTACGAGCAAAACAGCAAGATTGCACTCAAAGACTTTACCGAAACACTAACCGAATACACAGACACAAAACTAACTGATTACCGCCTAGCAGCCAATTCCAAACTGAGCACGGCACAAACAGGCCTTCAAGAAGTAACGCTGCTCGGAAATACGGAAGACGGAAAAACAACCGCCGTCAAACTCAATTATTTAGTCAAAGCAAAAACAGCCCAACTAACGATTACCAATATGAATTTTGATGTAGAAACAAAAATTTTCACCGGTAAAACCACACCGTTCGCAAGTGTTTACATGAGTTCTCCCGAAGATGAAAATTTTGGAGAAGGACGAGTGGAAGCGGACAAAGACGGCAATTTTTACGCAGAGTGGGCTACAGTACCGAAGCAAATTACTGCTTATGCATTCGATGCGGCAGGCAATTTTAGCGAAGAAGTAACGTATCAAGTTCCAGCCAAAAAAGAAAATGAAGCAGTCGTAACGGCTCCAGAAAAAGTTAAAAAGATCGAAACAAATAAAGCTGTCAAAAGTGCAACCGCAAAACCTGCGGACGTTATAAAAGTAACAAATGATGACAAATTAGATTTACCAAGCACAGGCGACAAAGGCACAGAATGGATTTTCGTAGTAGCGGGTGTTATAGTTATTCTTGTAGCAGTTTTATTACTTAGGAAACGTAAAAAATAA
- a CDS encoding GW domain-containing glycosaminoglycan-binding protein yields MKKLLSGLIIVLMVSLLGHSFNAEAASYEKIIYDKAVNLKGVVNQSKRNDGIHSKMYKTSSTVKYLGSAKKYDKKTLIITREGKTARAKWYYCKLGNTNIGWIDSRAFTNIGKPTIADTVPALWNSKKAIITTRPKGTTATTYLYQKNSAGNWYEVRHFTSHIGKWGFDPKFSEKSSGSPVGVYRTGLAFGQKGNPGTKLSFKAITNRSYWISNSNDKYYNTWQERNSSSSADEKMKIPQYTYGMEVKYNANRVKGKGSAVFYHVDSPKYNYTLGCVSQSEANTKEVLKFADKNTLIVLGEESRIKTFYGIN; encoded by the coding sequence ATGAAGAAGTTATTAAGCGGTTTAATTATTGTTTTAATGGTTAGCCTACTTGGTCACTCCTTTAACGCCGAAGCAGCATCCTACGAAAAAATCATTTATGACAAAGCAGTCAACCTAAAAGGGGTAGTCAATCAGTCCAAACGAAATGATGGTATTCATAGCAAAATGTACAAAACGAGTAGTACAGTGAAGTATCTCGGTTCAGCTAAGAAATACGACAAAAAGACTTTGATTATTACACGCGAAGGAAAAACCGCAAGAGCTAAATGGTATTATTGTAAGCTAGGAAATACTAACATCGGTTGGATTGACTCACGAGCCTTTACAAATATTGGCAAGCCAACAATTGCGGACACCGTTCCAGCGCTATGGAACAGTAAAAAAGCAATCATCACAACACGACCAAAAGGCACAACAGCAACAACGTACCTTTATCAAAAAAATAGTGCGGGCAATTGGTATGAAGTTCGTCATTTTACCAGTCATATCGGAAAATGGGGCTTCGATCCGAAATTCTCTGAGAAAAGTTCTGGATCACCAGTGGGCGTTTACCGTACAGGCCTTGCTTTCGGGCAAAAAGGCAATCCCGGTACGAAGCTCAGTTTTAAAGCAATCACCAACCGGAGTTACTGGATTTCTAATTCCAACGACAAATACTATAACACTTGGCAAGAACGAAATTCCTCAAGTTCTGCAGATGAAAAAATGAAGATTCCGCAGTACACTTATGGAATGGAAGTGAAATACAACGCTAATCGTGTAAAAGGTAAAGGATCAGCTGTGTTTTATCATGTAGATTCACCAAAATACAATTACACATTAGGCTGTGTCTCGCAAAGTGAAGCCAATACAAAAGAAGTGCTTAAATTCGCGGATAAAAATACACTCATTGTATTAGGCGAAGAAAGCCGAATAAAAACATTTTACGGTATAAACTAA
- a CDS encoding gluconokinase, producing the protein MTSKSYIMGVDIGTSSTKAVLFDQRGEVIFRQATHYELITDETGKAEESPTEIFEAVLTSIQAVMKNVNKDDLAGISFSSAMHSLIMVGSDGELLTECITWADGRSSETLEKVKRDNYLFQLYEATGTPIHPMSPFAKICWLKEAEPRLFNRAEKFVDIKSYILYRLFGVWVMDESLASGTGLYNIMEHDWEFEAMEIVKLTPDFLPKVVPETYQLTGVEKEYADLMGIPEDLPFVVGGSDGALANIGIQATGSNDVTITVGTSGAVRKLTNQFQIDSRGRTFCYGAGDGYFIAGGAVNNGGKVVDWGLHQFGSEEEISQRDFASFIAKMEEVPAGAAGLLFQPYLLGERAPFWTNDIRGGFVGLTINHTKAHFIRAILEGIAFNLAEVYEAVSAPDDIIYVTGGISAHDAWCKLLADILNREIRVPHTIEGSSLGAAIIGMRSLGILKDLNLKHTLPIKAVYHPSENVEKYAELRLIFKQVTTQLMSSYSQLNSWQKKFDINS; encoded by the coding sequence TTGACGAGCAAATCATACATAATGGGCGTGGACATTGGAACTTCAAGTACAAAAGCAGTGCTGTTTGACCAACGAGGAGAAGTGATCTTCCGGCAAGCGACGCATTATGAGCTAATTACCGATGAAACTGGAAAAGCGGAAGAGAGTCCCACGGAAATTTTTGAAGCAGTTTTAACATCCATTCAAGCAGTAATGAAAAACGTGAATAAAGACGATTTAGCGGGAATCTCGTTTAGTTCAGCGATGCATAGTTTAATTATGGTTGGCAGTGACGGGGAGCTCTTGACCGAATGTATCACTTGGGCGGACGGACGAAGCAGTGAGACGCTTGAAAAAGTAAAAAGGGATAATTACTTGTTTCAACTGTATGAAGCCACAGGGACGCCAATACACCCGATGAGCCCCTTTGCCAAAATTTGTTGGTTGAAAGAAGCTGAACCGAGATTATTTAACCGAGCTGAGAAATTTGTCGATATTAAATCGTATATTTTGTATCGTTTGTTTGGCGTATGGGTGATGGATGAATCGTTAGCGTCGGGCACGGGACTTTACAATATTATGGAGCACGACTGGGAATTTGAAGCGATGGAAATTGTAAAACTCACACCCGATTTTCTACCAAAAGTGGTGCCGGAAACGTATCAATTAACTGGTGTGGAAAAAGAATACGCTGATTTAATGGGGATTCCAGAAGACTTGCCATTTGTCGTGGGTGGCAGTGACGGGGCGCTGGCTAATATAGGCATTCAAGCAACAGGCAGCAATGACGTTACCATCACAGTCGGCACAAGTGGTGCGGTTCGCAAGCTGACCAATCAATTCCAAATAGACTCACGCGGCCGGACATTTTGCTACGGGGCTGGCGATGGTTATTTTATCGCAGGTGGTGCAGTGAATAATGGTGGAAAAGTAGTCGATTGGGGGCTACATCAATTTGGTTCTGAGGAAGAAATTAGCCAGCGCGATTTTGCGAGCTTTATTGCAAAAATGGAAGAAGTTCCAGCTGGTGCCGCCGGACTTTTGTTCCAGCCATATTTATTAGGAGAGCGCGCGCCGTTTTGGACTAATGATATTCGTGGTGGCTTTGTTGGGCTGACAATTAATCATACTAAAGCGCATTTTATCCGGGCCATTTTGGAAGGAATCGCGTTTAATCTTGCGGAAGTCTATGAAGCAGTTTCAGCGCCGGACGATATTATTTATGTAACTGGCGGGATATCTGCGCACGACGCTTGGTGCAAGCTGCTCGCTGATATTTTAAACCGAGAAATACGCGTGCCTCATACAATCGAGGGATCGAGCTTAGGCGCAGCGATTATTGGTATGCGATCGTTAGGGATTTTAAAGGATTTAAACCTTAAACACACCCTACCAATTAAAGCGGTATATCATCCAAGTGAGAATGTCGAGAAATATGCAGAATTACGCTTGATTTTCAAACAAGTCACAACACAATTAATGTCTAGCTACAGCCAATTAAATAGTTGGCAAAAGAAGTTTGATATTAACAGCTAA
- a CDS encoding PTS sugar transporter subunit IIC, with protein MNGLTAFLEKYFVPVAAKIGSQKHLVALRDAFISTMPITMAGSIAVLLNAFFRDFPTDWGWTGFVEAMQPLIGINGYVYNGTLAIVSIIFAFSLGYNLSKAYEVDRLAGGLVSLAAFVMNLTVTVSLDAVKAAIAASNANFDVATLPKEFAGIYGFFSLSQVNGTGLFTAMIFGFISTIIYAKLMRRNIIIKMPDSVPPAVSKAFAAIIPALVALYVVGIIDWAFFKITNMDVITWISKTIQEPLLSLSQGYGAVLLVTFLVQLLWFFGIHGPNVLAPVLESLWGTAQLQNISAAQEGAKLPFEWVRGSFDAYVWMGGSGGTLVLIIALLMFSKRADARTVAKLSLAPGIFNINEPIMFGLPIVLNTIYLIPFLIAPMVMVTIAYFATTLGIVGPVKIAVVWVMPPLLNSFLATGGDWMAPVISLINMVVAFLIWVPFVITANRVGVPEEEMKA; from the coding sequence ATGAATGGATTAACAGCATTTTTAGAAAAGTATTTTGTGCCGGTAGCAGCAAAAATTGGTTCACAAAAACATCTAGTTGCATTACGTGATGCTTTTATTTCAACAATGCCAATCACTATGGCTGGGTCAATTGCAGTACTTTTAAATGCGTTTTTTAGGGATTTTCCAACTGACTGGGGATGGACAGGATTTGTGGAAGCGATGCAACCACTTATCGGGATTAATGGATATGTATACAATGGGACGTTAGCAATTGTTTCAATTATTTTTGCCTTTTCACTAGGGTATAATTTATCAAAAGCGTATGAAGTGGATCGATTAGCTGGGGGGCTAGTTTCTCTTGCTGCTTTTGTTATGAACTTAACTGTTACTGTTAGCTTAGATGCAGTAAAAGCTGCGATTGCGGCTTCTAATGCAAATTTCGATGTAGCTACTTTACCAAAAGAATTTGCTGGAATTTACGGATTCTTTAGCCTAAGCCAAGTAAATGGTACCGGCTTGTTTACCGCAATGATTTTCGGTTTTATATCAACTATTATTTATGCGAAATTAATGCGCAGAAATATTATTATCAAAATGCCAGATTCTGTTCCACCGGCTGTAAGTAAAGCTTTCGCAGCGATCATTCCTGCATTAGTGGCACTTTATGTTGTTGGTATTATTGACTGGGCATTCTTCAAAATCACAAATATGGACGTTATTACTTGGATTTCCAAAACAATTCAAGAACCGCTATTATCACTATCGCAAGGCTACGGAGCTGTTTTACTAGTTACTTTCTTAGTACAATTACTATGGTTCTTCGGGATTCATGGTCCGAACGTACTTGCTCCGGTTCTAGAGTCACTTTGGGGTACAGCACAACTACAAAACATTAGTGCGGCACAAGAAGGCGCTAAATTACCATTCGAATGGGTACGTGGTTCTTTCGATGCGTATGTATGGATGGGTGGTTCAGGCGGTACACTTGTATTAATTATCGCGTTACTAATGTTCTCGAAACGAGCGGATGCACGAACAGTTGCGAAATTGTCTCTTGCACCAGGTATATTTAATATTAACGAACCAATCATGTTTGGTTTACCGATCGTATTAAATACAATTTACTTAATACCATTCCTTATCGCGCCAATGGTAATGGTAACAATCGCTTACTTTGCAACAACACTCGGCATTGTCGGGCCAGTTAAAATTGCAGTAGTTTGGGTAATGCCGCCACTTCTGAATTCCTTCTTAGCAACCGGGGGAGATTGGATGGCACCAGTAATTTCACTCATAAATATGGTCGTCGCGTTCCTGATTTGGGTACCATTTGTTATTACCGCAAATCGCGTTGGTGTACCAGAAGAAGAGATGAAAGCTTAG
- a CDS encoding DUF3188 domain-containing protein, protein MKIVNALFLISIGLIIIMFSPSYGKDGMASVPLLVTGLAVVLIGSVFIVLKIRKDKKEKN, encoded by the coding sequence ATGAAAATTGTTAATGCACTATTTCTTATTAGTATAGGTCTTATTATTATTATGTTTAGTCCCTCTTATGGAAAAGATGGAATGGCTAGTGTACCTCTTCTAGTTACAGGACTTGCGGTTGTTTTAATCGGCAGTGTTTTCATTGTGCTAAAAATCCGTAAAGATAAGAAAGAAAAGAATTAG
- a CDS encoding DUF3284 domain-containing protein: MNVTQKLYISQKECFDTLVSSAIYDVKNATGKTLQVRKLEGYKYQRTMSNGALATTKILKVTPNELYQFETSSRVNTHTTTYTIKSTSETTCEVAYNELIETEKAMNKMNNIIVGFMFGFFRKKRVKNLLKSIELSVINESKKKQEKLAAKSEQ, encoded by the coding sequence GTGAATGTCACACAGAAATTATATATATCCCAAAAAGAATGCTTTGATACACTTGTGAGCTCAGCAATCTATGATGTAAAAAATGCCACTGGTAAAACGCTGCAAGTACGCAAATTAGAAGGATATAAATACCAACGTACAATGTCTAACGGCGCACTTGCGACAACAAAAATTTTGAAAGTTACTCCTAATGAGTTATATCAATTTGAAACAAGCAGTCGGGTAAACACGCATACAACGACTTATACGATTAAATCCACGAGTGAAACAACTTGCGAAGTGGCGTATAACGAATTAATCGAAACGGAAAAAGCGATGAACAAAATGAATAATATTATTGTTGGTTTTATGTTCGGCTTCTTCCGGAAAAAACGTGTGAAAAACTTGCTGAAATCGATTGAGCTTTCCGTTATTAATGAAAGTAAGAAGAAACAGGAGAAATTGGCTGCTAAAAGTGAACAGTAA
- the dnaX gene encoding DNA polymerase III subunit gamma/tau: MAYQALYRVFRPQSFQDVVGQEHVTKTLKNAIVQNKTSHAYLFSGPRGTGKTSAAKIFAKAINCEHGHDGEPCNECDICKGTTDGSIPDVLEIDAASNNGVEEIRDIREKVKYAPTVAKYKVYIIDEVHMLSTGAFNALLKTLEEPPKHVIFILATTEPHKLPLTIISRVQRFDFKRITTQDIIGRLQFILEEEKIPYDEKALMIVARAAEGGMRDALSLLDQVISYGSEEVTVEDALEITGSVAQNLLTKLVSAAFDGDAAEAISTLTALLAEGKDPVRLVEDLLVFFRDVLLYQKAPNLEETLERALIDDDFVALAKRADSLKVYEFVKILNAAQQQMRFSNHPGIYVEVALVQLTQAGQSAIGGGNVTADAASGSDVSDLKRQLEQMNQEIQTLKKQIASGAGVAPADKPTQNRGGSKKAINNGKQFKAPIGKINHVLGEAKKESLQLIRGCWGELLSMLMASQAALLNDAEPVAASQDTFVLKFKHEIHCQMAMDNPNFVETITSSIARLTQVNYTFIGIPEDQWADVRENFLQSHGSDGDAEDGANPEARKPAEDPFVAEAAKLVGEDLLEIKD, translated from the coding sequence ATGGCGTATCAGGCTTTGTATCGGGTTTTTCGGCCGCAGTCGTTTCAGGATGTTGTTGGACAGGAACATGTGACGAAAACGCTTAAGAATGCCATTGTGCAAAATAAAACTTCGCATGCTTATTTATTTTCTGGGCCTCGGGGGACGGGGAAGACTAGTGCGGCGAAGATATTTGCGAAGGCGATTAACTGTGAACATGGCCATGACGGGGAGCCTTGCAATGAATGTGATATTTGTAAGGGAACGACGGATGGTTCTATACCAGATGTTCTTGAAATCGATGCTGCCAGTAACAACGGGGTTGAAGAAATTCGAGATATCCGGGAAAAAGTGAAATATGCGCCAACTGTGGCGAAATATAAAGTATATATTATCGATGAAGTGCATATGTTGTCGACGGGAGCGTTTAATGCGCTACTAAAAACGTTGGAAGAACCGCCGAAACATGTCATTTTTATTTTGGCGACAACGGAACCACATAAATTACCGCTAACGATTATTTCGCGGGTACAGCGGTTTGATTTTAAACGAATCACGACACAAGATATTATTGGTCGTTTGCAATTTATTTTGGAAGAAGAGAAAATTCCATATGATGAAAAAGCGTTGATGATTGTTGCGCGTGCTGCTGAAGGCGGGATGCGTGATGCGCTTAGCTTGCTCGATCAAGTTATTTCTTACGGGTCGGAAGAAGTTACCGTGGAAGATGCGCTCGAAATCACTGGATCTGTTGCGCAAAACTTGCTTACAAAGTTAGTAAGTGCAGCGTTTGATGGTGATGCAGCAGAAGCTATTTCGACTTTGACTGCTTTACTTGCAGAAGGGAAAGACCCAGTTCGTTTAGTGGAAGATTTACTCGTATTCTTTAGAGATGTGTTGCTTTATCAAAAAGCGCCAAACCTGGAAGAAACGCTAGAACGAGCTTTAATTGATGATGATTTTGTCGCTTTGGCAAAACGAGCAGATTCACTCAAAGTATATGAATTCGTTAAAATTTTAAATGCAGCGCAACAACAAATGCGTTTTTCAAATCATCCAGGTATTTATGTAGAAGTGGCGCTTGTTCAGTTAACGCAAGCGGGACAATCAGCTATAGGCGGCGGAAATGTGACAGCTGATGCGGCTTCTGGAAGTGACGTTTCTGACTTGAAACGCCAATTGGAGCAAATGAACCAAGAAATTCAAACGTTGAAAAAACAAATTGCTAGTGGAGCGGGAGTAGCTCCGGCCGATAAACCAACGCAAAATCGTGGTGGTTCTAAAAAAGCTATCAACAACGGCAAGCAATTTAAAGCACCGATTGGTAAAATTAACCATGTGCTAGGCGAGGCTAAAAAAGAGAGTTTACAACTAATTCGTGGTTGTTGGGGTGAGTTGTTATCCATGTTGATGGCATCTCAAGCAGCCCTTTTAAATGACGCAGAACCTGTAGCTGCATCTCAGGACACTTTTGTGTTAAAATTTAAGCATGAGATTCACTGTCAAATGGCGATGGATAATCCGAACTTTGTTGAAACCATCACGTCGAGTATTGCACGACTGACGCAAGTAAATTATACTTTTATTGGAATCCCAGAAGATCAATGGGCCGATGTAAGAGAAAATTTCCTTCAAAGTCATGGTAGCGACGGTGATGCGGAGGACGGTGCAAATCCGGAAGCTAGAAAACCAGCGGAAGATCCTTTTGTTGCAGAAGCGGCGAAACTCGTTGGTGAAGATTTGCTTGAAATTAAAGATTAA